In a genomic window of Nitrospira sp. ND1:
- a CDS encoding type II toxin-antitoxin system Phd/YefM family antitoxin yields MDAITYTAVRANLASAMDRVCDDHEALIITRNGEQSVVMLSLEDYKALEETAYLLRTPANATRLLAAAAQLNAGKGVQRKLAK; encoded by the coding sequence ATGGATGCGATCACCTACACTGCCGTTCGCGCAAACCTTGCAAGCGCCATGGACCGCGTGTGCGACGACCATGAAGCCTTGATCATTACTCGCAACGGAGAACAGTCCGTCGTCATGCTCTCGCTCGAAGACTACAAGGCGCTTGAAGAAACCGCCTATCTCTTGCGCACCCCCGCCAATGCCACACGTCTGCTTGCTGCCGCGGCACAGCTGAACGCCGGCAAAGGGGTTCAGCGGAAGTTGGCCAAGTGA
- a CDS encoding PIN domain-containing protein gives MIGIDTNVLIRHLVQDDPGQSRAATHIITKQCTRDDPGFINRIVLCEMVWVLESAYGYSKATVVSVLDKLLRTSQFKIEDPQSTWTAFRMYQHGKADFADCLLGATNRLAGCDSTVTFDQAASKLEGFRAL, from the coding sequence ATGATCGGAATCGATACCAATGTCCTCATCAGACATTTGGTGCAGGACGATCCCGGACAGTCGCGCGCTGCAACCCACATCATTACGAAGCAATGCACACGTGACGATCCGGGGTTCATCAATCGCATCGTGTTGTGTGAAATGGTCTGGGTGCTGGAAAGCGCGTATGGGTATTCAAAGGCGACCGTTGTGAGCGTGCTGGACAAACTCTTGCGAACGAGCCAGTTCAAGATAGAGGATCCTCAGTCAACGTGGACGGCCTTTCGTATGTATCAACATGGAAAGGCGGACTTTGCGGATTGTTTGTTGGGAGCCACCAATCGGTTAGCCGGCTGCGACTCGACGGTCACCTTCGATCAAGCCGCAAGCAAGTTGGAAGGGTTCCGGGCGCTGTAG
- a CDS encoding Txe/YoeB family addiction module toxin, with amino-acid sequence MKLIFAEEAWEDYLYWLQQDRRMVERINKLIRETQRQPFAGMGKPEPLKHALSGFWSRRITDEHRMVYRVESDALMIAQLRFHY; translated from the coding sequence GTGAAGCTGATCTTCGCCGAGGAGGCCTGGGAAGATTATCTGTACTGGCTACAGCAAGACAGGCGCATGGTCGAGCGAATCAACAAGCTGATACGCGAGACACAGCGTCAGCCATTCGCGGGCATGGGCAAGCCTGAACCATTGAAGCATGCGCTTTCAGGATTCTGGTCGCGCCGAATAACCGATGAACATCGCATGGTGTACCGCGTCGAGAGTGATGCTCTGATGATCGCTCAGCTGCGTTTCCATTACTGA
- a CDS encoding heparinase II/III-family protein, producing the protein MRVTLSFNPDALPQRLASSVKALAAPGRLEWWSHARERALFSLLHLRQGLGRQSLHRQFSAQDVPRYSFCTSPSPLLPSLPWHLPADDGQLDALLKGVVTIFGYSWAWAPDGSCWHRAPDTGALWPRRFFADIPVHAGNPCGDIRIAWEPSRLQHLVLLALLAQQADPAVRTSAVAAVEAQLVSWVEANLFLTGIHYISPTECALRLLAVCHTVDALRPLVPDSAPLWPALLTLMFGHAELIRKRLSLRLTTPRDTLAAAVALIYAGSLLPELDMAERWLAFGHYLLEEETPRHISHDGGSQEQGMGYLQFCTDLYGMVLSLLDHRQAPVPEKIRQVFARSCDFLSEFRNSTDGSLPRIGEGEDEHALSPYMHFAHPHKPHSPGLTTFHLSGYSIIRGRMQDKAIFDHGALGMAPRFAHGHADALSLFLQVGARDVLIDPGTYTCAGNEEWRMYFRSTRAHNTVTIDGLDQAVQDGPLAWSLPFETRLVYKDETPEGKITVIARHYGYKDRLGVTHLRGVSYEPPGSWMIWDWLTGTGTHHVELNWHLGCRPIPVDGGYRLEGFDHPLLLTIEGGASTLCEGSVQPVGGWASKRYGSKDPITTLRVDYTGSIPHEFMTRLRFV; encoded by the coding sequence TTGCGCGTAACGCTTTCATTCAATCCCGATGCCCTTCCCCAACGCCTCGCCTCGTCGGTGAAAGCGCTCGCTGCGCCTGGACGTCTGGAATGGTGGAGCCATGCGCGGGAACGGGCGCTGTTTTCGCTGCTCCACCTGCGGCAGGGGCTCGGCAGGCAATCGCTCCATCGACAATTTTCCGCGCAGGATGTGCCGCGGTACTCATTCTGCACGAGTCCCTCGCCGCTGCTGCCTTCCCTGCCCTGGCATCTTCCGGCCGATGACGGACAGTTGGACGCGTTGCTCAAAGGCGTCGTCACCATCTTCGGGTATTCCTGGGCCTGGGCTCCCGATGGCTCCTGTTGGCATCGAGCGCCGGATACGGGAGCGCTGTGGCCGCGCCGGTTTTTTGCCGACATTCCGGTTCATGCCGGCAACCCCTGCGGAGATATTCGTATCGCATGGGAGCCTTCACGCCTTCAGCACCTGGTGCTCCTGGCCCTGCTGGCGCAACAGGCTGACCCGGCCGTGCGCACCAGCGCCGTGGCGGCGGTGGAGGCTCAGCTCGTCTCCTGGGTCGAGGCGAATCTTTTTTTGACCGGGATCCACTATATCTCCCCGACGGAATGCGCACTTCGACTGCTGGCCGTGTGTCATACCGTGGATGCACTCCGCCCGTTGGTGCCCGACTCTGCGCCGCTGTGGCCTGCGCTGCTGACCCTCATGTTCGGCCATGCGGAGCTGATCCGGAAACGCCTGTCGCTGCGCCTGACTACTCCTCGTGACACATTGGCCGCGGCGGTGGCGTTGATCTATGCGGGCAGTCTCCTGCCTGAACTGGACATGGCCGAGCGCTGGCTCGCCTTCGGGCATTACCTGCTGGAAGAAGAAACTCCCCGGCATATCAGTCATGACGGCGGTAGTCAGGAACAGGGAATGGGGTACCTTCAGTTCTGCACGGATCTCTACGGGATGGTGCTGTCGCTGCTCGATCATCGGCAGGCGCCCGTTCCGGAAAAGATCCGCCAGGTGTTCGCGCGCAGCTGCGATTTTCTCTCGGAGTTCCGCAATTCCACCGACGGGAGCCTGCCGCGGATCGGGGAAGGTGAGGATGAACACGCGCTCTCTCCGTACATGCATTTCGCTCACCCTCACAAGCCGCATTCCCCCGGGCTGACCACCTTTCATCTCTCCGGCTATTCGATTATTCGCGGCCGGATGCAGGACAAGGCGATTTTCGATCATGGTGCATTGGGCATGGCGCCCCGGTTTGCGCACGGTCATGCCGACGCCCTGTCTCTGTTTCTTCAGGTCGGCGCGCGCGATGTGTTGATCGACCCGGGCACCTACACCTGCGCCGGCAATGAAGAGTGGCGGATGTATTTTCGCAGTACACGGGCCCACAATACGGTGACCATCGACGGGCTGGATCAGGCGGTCCAGGACGGCCCGTTGGCCTGGTCACTGCCCTTCGAGACTCGCCTGGTCTACAAAGATGAGACACCGGAAGGGAAAATCACCGTGATCGCGAGGCACTATGGATACAAGGATCGATTGGGTGTGACCCATTTACGCGGGGTGTCGTATGAGCCGCCCGGCTCCTGGATGATTTGGGACTGGCTTACGGGCACCGGCACCCATCATGTGGAACTCAATTGGCATTTGGGCTGCCGGCCGATTCCTGTGGATGGAGGCTATCGTTTGGAAGGGTTCGATCACCCGCTCCTGCTCACCATTGAAGGTGGCGCGAGTACGCTCTGTGAGGGTAGCGTGCAACCGGTGGGTGGATGGGCTTCGAAACGGTACGGCTCAAAGGATCCGATTACGACGCTGCGAGTCGATTACACCGGTTCGATCCCGCATGAATTCATGACTCGTTTGCGCTTCGTGTAG
- a CDS encoding type II toxin-antitoxin system PrlF family antitoxin, which produces MSTSTLTSKGQTTIPIEVRKQLNLHPGDRLEFVIDEDGRVLILPASIDASELAGMLKRPAKPVSVTAMNQAIRKRGARR; this is translated from the coding sequence ATGTCCACGTCGACGTTGACGAGCAAAGGCCAAACCACCATACCGATAGAGGTGCGGAAGCAGCTCAATCTCCATCCCGGAGATCGTCTGGAGTTTGTGATCGATGAAGATGGACGTGTCTTGATTTTGCCCGCGAGTATCGATGCATCGGAACTTGCCGGCATGCTCAAGCGGCCCGCTAAGCCGGTCAGTGTCACTGCGATGAATCAAGCGATTCGCAAGCGCGGGGCACGGCGATGA
- a CDS encoding DUF5615 family PIN-like protein, which produces MKFLLDMNLTPDWLRVFTAAGWDAIHWSTIGDHRATDEVIMKWARDNAYVIVTHDLDFSALLAATRAVGPSVIQVRTQNVLPDALRVVLINAIEQFRRELEEGALISIDPQRARARILPFD; this is translated from the coding sequence ATGAAGTTTCTTCTCGACATGAATCTTACGCCTGACTGGCTACGCGTGTTCACTGCGGCAGGGTGGGACGCCATCCACTGGTCGACCATCGGCGATCATCGCGCGACCGACGAAGTCATTATGAAATGGGCCAGAGACAATGCTTATGTAATCGTCACGCATGATCTAGATTTCTCAGCATTGCTCGCCGCAACACGGGCAGTCGGCCCAAGCGTCATACAGGTGCGCACACAGAACGTGCTGCCCGACGCGCTTCGAGTCGTGCTCATCAATGCAATCGAGCAATTTCGCCGGGAACTCGAAGAGGGGGCGCTGATCTCTATTGACCCCCAACGCGCCAGAGCACGAATCTTACCGTTTGACTAG